One segment of Belonocnema kinseyi isolate 2016_QV_RU_SX_M_011 chromosome 7, B_treatae_v1, whole genome shotgun sequence DNA contains the following:
- the LOC117177441 gene encoding protein tweety isoform X1: MAGGQLLEQYTVPQLARFFHCMPHLNVSLHSVNNTFNPRSEIYLESLGILGSIPAAWLIFTLLVLLVYLVTRCCDRKPRHRRSIALLKCSLAVLALLCCGAVAVGLYGNDDVHNGLIQLITAAKHVDDMIMDVRNQTEKIEQTVQKKILPQMTALEDEFDAPANNKTILGLLLKASERMNQNASIAVNRSFEIRRPLTGITLTGAVALAERIEQLRWPITMAVLSVLLILCVVLLVGVARHSRCALITFSVFGLFAVIVSWLMASMYLSTSVALGDLCVSPDGYIAKSSPNILTSEVLSYYTQCESMHNNPFTRRVREGVNATGNMRNNLNNVKELAEQLFKDQQVSTKLISIRNEINTLERLWSGLQAFLDCKPVHKQYITGIKSLCHLGLYGLTFMLAASLVAGFLFTVLVWVDSHTWIYIRKRSDYLQVDEQDPFLPPSAASQAIAARTLRGQGSYPPTAPPLNPNIHGNQNTIKQPLLLTPPPPSYATATARARQLHESMLKSGGINGSGGDHKPSQHNQHATSGRAEHRSGHGDQPGQYATLSKQCKTLESSDFY, translated from the exons ATGGCGGGTGGCCAGCTTCTGGAACAGTATACTGTCCCACAGCTTGCGAGATTTTTCCACTGCATGCCCCATCTCAATGTCTCTCTTCACTCCGTCAACAACACATTCAACCCCCGCTCCGAAATCTATCTCGag AGTCTCGGTATATTGGGAAGCATCCCCGCCGCTTGGCTGATTTTCACCCTGTTGGTGCTGCTAGTTTATCTTGTGACAAGATGCTGCGACCGGAAGCCTCGTCACAGAAGATCTATAGCTCTCCTGAAATGCTCCCTAGCAGTTCTTGCCCTCCTTTGCTGCGGAGCCGTTGCTGTAGGTCTCTATGGCAATGACGATGTGCATAACGGCCTCATACAATTAATTACCGCCGCCAAACATGTAGACGATATGATTATGGACGTGAGAAATCAG ACGGAGAAGATCGAACAGACAGTGCAGAAGAAGATTCTTCCACAAATGACTGCTCTCGAAGACGAGTTCGACGCACCAGCTAATAATAAAACGATCTTGGGATTATTGCTGAAAGCCTCAGAAAGGATGAATCAGAACGCGAGCATTGCTGTGAATCGCAGCTTTGAAATTCGCAGGCCTCTGACCGGAATTACCCTGACTGGTGCTGTCGCCTTGGCCGAGAGAATCGAACAATTAAGATGGCCTATTACCATGGCTGTGCTCAGCGTTCTTCTTATACTTTGCGTGGTTCTGCTGGTCGGAGTCGCGCGCCACTCCAGATGCGCCCTTATCAC CTTTTCCGTATTCGGCCTATTTGCGGTGATAGTTTCCTGGTTGATGGCTTCAATGTACCTGTCGACATCGGTAGCTCTCGGTGATTTGTGCGTCTCCCCGGATGGATACATAGCAAAATCATCTCCAAATATTCTGACCTCCGAAGTTCTTTCCTATTATACGCAATGCGAGAGTATGCACAACAACCCCTTCACTCGCCGAGTTCGAGAGGGAGTCAATGCTACAGGAAACATGAGGAACAACTTGAATAACGTCAAGGAACTGGCAGAGCAGCTATTCAAGGATCAACAAGTATCCACCAAACTGATCAGCATTAGAAATGAGATCAACACTTTGGAGAGATTGTGGTCAGGCCTACAAGCCTTCCTCGACTGCAAACCAGTACACAAACAGTACATTACGGGAATCAAGAGCCTCTGCCACTTAGGATT ataCGGCCTCACATTTATGTTAGCAGCGAGCCTCGTAGCTGGTTTCCTCTTCACCGTTCTTGTCTGGGTCGACTCTCACACCTGGATCTACATTAGAAAACG AAGTGATTACCTCCAGGTCGACGAGCAAGATCCTTTCTTGCCTCCATCGGCGGCTTCGCAGGCGATAGCGGCACGGACTCTTCGTGGCCAAGGGTCGTACCCGCCTACAGCCCCTCCTCTTAATCCAAATATTCACGGCAACCAAAATACTATCAAACAGCCTCTCCTGCTAACGCCGCCCCCGCCGTCCTACGCTACTGCGACAGCTCGAGCACGCCAGCTGCACGAGAGCATGTTAAA AAGTGGGGGAATTAATGGAAGCGGGGGCGATCACAAACCGAGTCAGCACAATCAGCACGCGACTAGTGGACGAGCTGAACACCGTTCTGGACATGGAGACCAACCTGGCCAGTACGCGACTCTAAGCAAGCAGTGCAAAACACTAGAATCGAGTGATTTTTACTGA